Sequence from the Osmerus eperlanus chromosome 23, fOsmEpe2.1, whole genome shotgun sequence genome:
AAGAACTTCACTGATGTGATCGAGTACAATCCAGACACAGGCAACTGGTACATCCCTGGACTGTGGCATGGAAACCCACCAATGGCACCAGTCAACGCAGGGTACAGTGAAGCGGTCTTTGAGCTCAAAAGAAACATGGTCCAAGTTTTGCAAAGATGTGACATATCTAAAAACAACATAATGGAGTTTCTGGAGTGGACAAAAAGCTTATGGAATGCTGTAAAATATGAGAACTTTATCTTCAGCTTCAGAAACAGCCTTGTGGCCGATGCCTACATGAAGTTGTGCACCAAATTCAATAAATGGGAATGGGAATTTAGAAAGCACATGTACACATGGGTTGCAAATGCTCAAACAAAGATATCCAACTTCAGAACAATTCTTGATGAATTTCAGACATCAGATATTGAAGAATTACTTGTCGACTTGAAAAGCAAAGCCTTGTCACAAATCTCAAAGtgggagaaaatccttcttGACAACTTGACCAAGTACTATGAACAAACGGAAGGTCATGTTTGTCTAGTTGAGGGGTATAGAGAAACGTTCTCTAACACTGCAAAGAGCCTTCGAAGAGAAATGGAGAACTCTGTGCTCAATCAACTGGAAGCAGCTGTTGAAATCAGAAAGGGAATGTGCAGTCTTGAAACTATCAAGGAAAACCACACAATCAAACTGGAACAGAGGGTGCTTGAACTCCTTGAGGAATGTAGAAAAAGCAAAGTTCAAAAGTCCGACAAAGATCTTGACAGAGATTTTGACAAAATGTGGGATACAACTGTGAAGGAGTTGTCTTTCAAGGGACTAGACCCAAAAGATGTTGTGGAAAAGGTGTTGAAGCAGCTTCGCTTGAATCTAAAACAGAGAGCAAGCCCCTTAATCAAGACAGTAAATAACATTAAATTGAATCAGTGTGGGGTAGAGCCATTCGATGTGCCCATTGATGGCTTTTTCAAGAAAGTAAAACATGCCGtaataaatatgttttactTGGACGATCACATTTCGAAACTCCAAGCACTTGCAGACAGTATTATATATGCATGCTTACTGTTAATTAATGACAAAGTACAAAAGGAGACTGACTACCATGACAATGACATCCAAGAGGTCCTGCACATTATTGACGAAAGGTTGTCTGCTAGCAGAGATCCTCAGACCAACTGTGAATTTGAAGTCAAACTCAAGTTACATATTTGTGGAATTGCATCAAGGCAATTACAGGAAATGCATGGACATTTCATTGAAGTCAATGACCCACGCCGATGCCTTGAGCAATACAGAAACAAGTACCATGATGATTTCAAAGACTTGTTTAACAAACGAGACCAATGTAAGACTAAAGCAGAAGAATTCACACAACTATGCCTCAAACCTGCAGTGGAAGCCAATGTCCTCAACTCTTTAGGTCCAGATATTGTAGATGAAATGCTGACTGGAAGAAATGCTCTTCAATTTAGCACTCGTGCATTTTTTCAGTATTCTGTCTTGAAACATTTGATCTCCGAGTTCAGGTTTGAGAACTACTATGTCAGCTATATTGTTTCCTATGAAGAATACGTAAAAAAATGGATATATAATCAAATCAAGGAACATCTTTCAAATGGGTTGAAAATCTGGGAATTACAGCAACGCCATCTTAAAGCAAATATTCAAAATATAACTGATGCCATCACGAAGATGCAAAAAGACAAAAACTGCAATTTGGAGAAATATGTTCAGAATATTTGCAAGGAACTTGGAAATACATTGGTTATTCCCAAAGATGCTTTAAGTGCATTCATGATCCTCAATAATGCTGACCAAGAGCAGTTTGCCCAGTGGCTCAAAAAATCCATTGAGGAAATGGAACAATCCTTAATgatcaagctacaaaaacagAGTGTACAGAGTATACTGGAAGCATTGAGAATCAAACCACAAGATATCCTTTTTAACCGAGTGTTTGGATGTGGCATGCAGTGTCCATTTTGTAAAGCACCATGTGAGGCAGGTGGCAAGGCCCACACAGACCATTTTGCCTCAGTACACCGGCCACAGGGTCTTGGCACATATAGGTTTTTACATTCCAGAAAATTAGATACTGATATTTGCTCTTCACTTGTGTTCTGTGAAGGttgtttctgttgctatgagacAGATGAAGAAAACCACCCTTACAAAAAGTACCAAGAGATTTATCCAGACTGGCACATTCCTGCAGATCCCAGTATCCAGGCCTCAGACTACTGGAAATATGTTATGACTCATTTCAACAAAAAGTTTGCCAAAGAGTACAAGGCTTTACCTGCAGATATCCCCCCAGCTTGGAAAAACATCACAAAAGAACAGGCAGAAAATAGCCTCAAAGAGTGTTTTAGCATAAAATGAGACTCCACCTGTCTCAAAGAGGGCAGTCTCAATATATTTTCACATATAACTTTTCATAATAGTAGTGAGAGCAGAACTCATTTAACCAAGACTTAAAAATTAGGTTGATGTTTTGGTTCCAGTTACACAACACTTGGCCTGTACTGTACTTCAAATAATAAGACAACACTACTTGATAAATTGATTGTGTGAATCACATTGGATGACATTGTCACTGATAACCGTGCTGTCTTATTGAAGCTTTGCCTTCTTGTGACAAAGATTGTTGGCCTTCTTGATActgtttcaagtatttgtttatcatgtttgtttttcttcttttatctTTATGAACATTTAGTGTATTTGAAGTAACTAATCATATGTAGTCGATTATATGAATTCAAATACCGTACTAATAACTGAATATGTTTTGTAGGTTTTACTGGTGGTTTGGACCTTGctttaaaatgaaaaaatgtTTGATAGTTGTCTTTTGTTTATGATTGTTTTTCCTCACAAGAGCATGGATTATTTTAACATGTTCTAATGTGGTTTAAGTTCTTTATACTCACTTGTATTTTATGTAATCAAGAATTTGTCTAGTAGAATAATTCAAATACCTCACTGGTAACAAACATTCTAACGGTGGTTAGCCTTCTTGGGATAAACCGACACatttttgttgtgtttctttAGTTATTCTTCTAAAGAAAGATTATTTGATTGTGCCTTAATGTGGTGGAATTGCTTTACAGCCACTTCTTCAATTCGATGTAATCAAGCATTTGTAGTCCACTATGTAATGTGATTCAGGATACGATGAGATGCAAATACAGTGTATGTAACTCTTAATGAACACTTGCATCCCACACAAGGAAAGCATCAAATATTATTTCCATCTGTATGATTCTAATGTTTCATTCTAATGATTTGTAATATTCTGAAGAGACTTTGAACTGAAAAGCTTCCACGTTTTCACGTTGCAGAGGTTTAATAAAGAGTCAAAATCACCAACCTAGCTATGAAGACTGTCTTTAATGATCTCCGGATCAGAATCACAGCATACAGTGTGTAATAACTTCTAaagtaaacagaaatatcaTCACCTTATTTATATAAGTTTatctttaactttttttttttcttcataataatcatatttttttaaactccATTATTAACATTGTTCTTCATCTCAAGTCTTGGGTTTCAGAATTCAGCAAAGAAAGTAAAAACAAGACAACAGGTGCAAATTTCCTATGCAGACAGAACAGACATCTAGTTTAGGGTGTGTAGCCTATCCCAGGGGTGTTGGACATAAAAATTAAacatattatcattattattatgtgCTTCAGTGTAACTGGCCTACTGCTATGTACTCTATAGCTCTGGCCAAAGATGCCAGAGGCGTGGTCAGACCATACAGGAAGTTCAGCTGCTTTGATCCTGTATTTTTGCTACCTTGTTTATGACCTGTCATCCCACCCAGAAAATGGTAGATCTGCAGATGAACTGCTGTAATGAGAAACACAGTTTGTCAGTTAAAAGTACAAATAAATTGTGGTCACTACACCACGCTGAAACTAATTTCTTCAAGGTATGATGAGGAATAGCACACTAAAATCCAATATGGATTTCATTTGGTCAGGTCACATGTTTTAAGTTGTTAAAGTAAATTAAGAATACTACTAAATCTCTGCCAAAGAAAATGGACTATATATACTGTAGGTACTGAAATCAATCCTCTatatcttcctgtctttctacctcacactcacacacacacacgtgcacatttacacatacaaaacacacatacaaacacccctCATACAGAGGTATACCACTACTGttcatgggcacacacacattgtaacaCAGTGTACCGGATGGGACATTAGAGCCGTCTGTGTGATCTCCTATGTGGATACGAGGCATCTTAGGTTGTAAAAGCCCTCATTTCTCCATCTGTGACACTGTGGCTACAGGTGAGCTTCGGAGGCAGACTTCCACCATGTGAGAGAGTAAGCTCTGTACCACAAGGGGAAGGTATCCGACATCATGGGTGAGAAATCTGACCATGTACTGTAAAAAAAGGCCCTGGCATCTTCTATGCATACCCTACTTTGTGAATTGGGTTTAAAAACCACATTTCCCAGGGGGCCACAGGGTGGAGATGAATCCCTGCTACTTGGTGCTTAATTTGACCAGATGAAAAGTCATTATGACGCTACATACATCTTACTCTTTATGTTGTTCAGAATCACAGACCATAATCGATACTCTTATCTACGCGTGTACGGCCAGAACACCACAGAACTAACAGAACCGGAAGGAACCGGAATCTAGTGTATGAGGAGACCCCTTAGAATGGGTCCACGAAAGAAAACAGTGAGCTGTCTGATGTCAGTTGAGATAATACCTGCGGAGGGCTCCCCTCATCAACTTGCACCTGTTGTCTGATAATTGTCACAAACTAAATATCGTTCATTCACTCATAAAACAAACAAGAAACTTAatatttacaaatatttttgtctgtttgttgTTACACTTAAAAATGTACAGTTATGCCCCTCTTTTGCCAGACGtgtctctccatgatctctgTGCATGACCTCTGGTGGTTGGAGCTTCCACTGGTGCAAGGGGGGTAGCTCTGCTGAGTTCCCCCActgtggcgccccctagtgTTAGAAGCTTAGAAAACAGACAAGGAAAAGAAGACAGAAAAGGAAATAGTCTGTTGCTGTTCATCTCCAGTTGCTGAATTGGTGTCGATTTTGGTGGTACCGTCATTTCTCTTTGCCAACCACCTATTGTCCTCTTTTCAACAGAGTACGTATAAAACAGTTcacagaggctgggggggggggcacctggaCCCTGGACAGGAAATAACTGACACACTCGCTAATCCTTAACAAGATGGCAGCAAATGTTGCAGGTCCATATTGCCTTCCGACCCtccagccttctctctctctctctgtcagacctTTCGGTGAGTTCAAGGCTGCAACAACCTAGATGCTTTCCCAGAGTCTCTCGGTCCAAAGTCTCCCAGGACATAGCTTGTTGTCCAATAGGATTTATCTGCAGTACTATTaaaacaaaatgtcagcctggtACCAGTTCAAGCTCTGGCTCCTATGCCAGGATATCAGGCAGTAGTAAACTAGAAACCAACCAAACACTGAAAGCTATAACACAAGCAGACACGAGACACATTTGCTAAAGTTTCCATCTTCAACATGAGCTGTGGATCAGGTCGCCGTTTTGCCGTGGTGGTTTAGCACATGACCCGTGACCCCTGTCACATGACATTACATAAAAGAAATCAAGTCTCTCCCATATGTACCAAAATAAACCCaaaaagggagaagagggaggaacgGAAAAGGACAAGTCAATCATTTTGCTCCTACAGTACCCTGGTCGAGGGATTGTcaattcctcttcctccctcttcatccccctcctcttcctctgacagATGCTGACAGAGCCGGGGCCAGGTGTGCttggtgttacctgtgtgtggtgcagtCGTGACGTCTGGTAGGTGGTCTGGATATGAGATGCTCAGTGATGCAGACTGGAGctagcctgcctgccccctgggTATACAGAGCGTGGAGAGCTGGACGGAGAAGCTGAACGAAAGGGTGGAAGGTATAAAATGGGTTAGGGGTAAACAACTGGATTGTTATTTCGAAGTCTGGGATTGTGACGGCATGGGGGTTAGCCTCGGAGATgggatgtctgtctgtttctctctctctctctccttctctctctctctctctctctctctctctctctctctctctctctctctctctctctctctctctctctctctctctctctctctctctctctcacacactcactccatcATCCTGTCTGTGCTCTCTAATTAGGCCTACCTATGCCCCTGTGAAGCAATTCTGACAtgctgcagtacacac
This genomic interval carries:
- the LOC134010107 gene encoding interferon-induced very large GTPase 1-like — encoded protein: MDRGHTEAQYKFNFILVDEDCQECQTAKQNAITSNIPDTFRYKESQLPLQGKMWKKLAQLEKEQCRQRDIGAKSPEMYKSELKVKKTQLREKQAAYDMSKAMTCFISAISTPGLERSYVLKWMRMNLDNLSRESLSGLREQYKEKCQNSSENKEDIKDLDKQISNSSLGTEHFLREMGQLYESSVLLPEGEVSRQQLLHLPKLCAELLLDGYPLELVDGDASNIPLRWVSDVLCELDALVKPKNKIMVITVLGVQSTGKSTLLNTMFGVQFAVSSGRCTRGALMLLIKVKEDFKKQLDCDFVVIIDTEGLKSPELAQLDDSHEHDNELATLVIGLSDITIINIAMENSTEMKDILQIVVHAFLRMKEVGKKPKCQFVHQNVSDVSAHDKNMRDRKMLLEQLNEMTQAAAKMENKEENKNFTDVIEYNPDTGNWYIPGLWHGNPPMAPVNAGYSEAVFELKRNMVQVLQRCDISKNNIMEFLEWTKSLWNAVKYENFIFSFRNSLVADAYMKLCTKFNKWEWEFRKHMYTWVANAQTKISNFRTILDEFQTSDIEELLVDLKSKALSQISKWEKILLDNLTKYYEQTEGHVCLVEGYRETFSNTAKSLRREMENSVLNQLEAAVEIRKGMCSLETIKENHTIKLEQRVLELLEECRKSKVQKSDKDLDRDFDKMWDTTVKELSFKGLDPKDVVEKVLKQLRLNLKQRASPLIKTVNNIKLNQCGVEPFDVPIDGFFKKVKHAVINMFYLDDHISKLQALADSIIYACLLLINDKVQKETDYHDNDIQEVLHIIDERLSASRDPQTNCEFEVKLKLHICGIASRQLQEMHGHFIEVNDPRRCLEQYRNKYHDDFKDLFNKRDQCKTKAEEFTQLCLKPAVEANVLNSLGPDIVDEMLTGRNALQFSTRAFFQYSVLKHLISEFRFENYYVSYIVSYEEYVKKWIYNQIKEHLSNGLKIWELQQRHLKANIQNITDAITKMQKDKNCNLEKYVQNICKELGNTLVIPKDALSAFMILNNADQEQFAQWLKKSIEEMEQSLMIKLQKQSVQSILEALRIKPQDILFNRVFGCGMQCPFCKAPCEAGGKAHTDHFASVHRPQGLGTYRFLHSRKLDTDICSSLVFCEGCFCCYETDEENHPYKKYQEIYPDWHIPADPSIQASDYWKYVMTHFNKKFAKEYKALPADIPPAWKNITKEQAENSLKECFSIK